One window from the genome of Spirosoma rhododendri encodes:
- a CDS encoding 4-hydroxybenzoate 3-monooxygenase: protein MKTQVGVIGAGPAGLLLAQLLHQHGIESVVLENRPRERVESRQRAGLLEQGTVDRLRQAGATDRLDREGLIHDGVMLSFNGKRHRIDLAELTGGSRVTIYAQTEVVKDLIALRLAADLPLYFEAEATQLDGLDTDQPTIQFTHNGETHTLTCDFIAGCDGFHGIARKTIPAEIQGVYDKVYPYSWLGILANVPPSTDELIYAYHENGFALHSMRSPTVSRLYVQCDPTDTLADWPDERIWAELQIRLGTEGWTLHEGPIIEKTITPMRSFVSEPMQHGRLFLAGDSAHIVPPTGAKGLNMAVADTGYLFDALLDWYQSGNAEGLRTYTEGCMRRVWRVQEFSNFMTEMLHRNPDKSPFDQALQASRFNQLITSESAAATVAENYVGLGAQKAVSKSESVKE, encoded by the coding sequence ATGAAAACACAGGTAGGAGTCATTGGTGCGGGACCGGCGGGGTTGCTGCTGGCGCAGTTGCTGCATCAGCACGGCATCGAGTCGGTGGTGCTGGAAAACCGGCCCCGCGAGCGCGTCGAAAGTCGGCAGCGGGCGGGTCTGCTCGAACAGGGCACCGTCGACCGGCTGCGGCAGGCGGGCGCTACTGACCGGCTCGACCGCGAAGGGCTGATTCACGACGGGGTGATGCTTAGTTTCAACGGCAAACGCCACCGCATCGACCTCGCCGAACTGACGGGCGGCTCACGGGTGACGATCTATGCGCAGACCGAGGTGGTCAAAGACCTGATCGCCCTGCGGCTGGCGGCTGACCTACCCCTCTATTTCGAAGCCGAAGCTACCCAGCTTGACGGACTTGACACCGATCAGCCCACGATTCAGTTTACCCACAACGGTGAAACGCATACGCTAACCTGCGACTTTATAGCGGGTTGCGACGGTTTCCACGGCATCGCCCGCAAGACCATACCGGCTGAAATTCAGGGCGTTTACGACAAGGTGTACCCGTATAGCTGGCTGGGCATTCTGGCCAACGTCCCGCCCTCGACCGACGAACTGATTTACGCGTACCACGAAAACGGCTTCGCCCTGCACAGTATGCGGTCGCCAACGGTGTCGCGCCTGTACGTGCAATGCGACCCGACCGATACGCTGGCCGACTGGCCCGACGAGCGCATCTGGGCCGAGTTGCAAATCCGGCTCGGCACCGAAGGCTGGACGCTGCACGAGGGGCCAATCATCGAAAAAACCATCACACCGATGCGGAGCTTCGTCAGCGAACCGATGCAGCACGGACGGTTGTTTCTAGCCGGTGATTCGGCGCATATTGTTCCGCCAACAGGTGCTAAGGGTCTCAATATGGCCGTTGCCGACACGGGTTACCTCTTCGACGCCCTGCTCGACTGGTACCAATCGGGCAACGCCGAGGGGCTGCGGACCTACACTGAGGGGTGTATGCGCCGGGTATGGCGGGTGCAGGAGTTTTCCAATTTCATGACCGAAATGCTGCACCGCAACCCCGACAAATCTCCCTTCGATCAGGCCTTACAGGCATCCCGATTCAACCAACTTATCACCAGCGAATCAGCCGCTGCCACCGTCGCCGAAAACTACGTCGGCCTGGGCGCGCAGAAGGCGGTTTCAAAGAGCGAAAGTGTGAAAGAATGA
- the pcaDC gene encoding bifunctional 3-oxoadipate enol-lactonase/4-carboxymuconolactone decarboxylase PcaDC — protein sequence MNTHYQIDGETGPVLVFSNSLGADLIMWDKVVPRLLPHFRILRYDTRGHGQTPVSAEPFTITDLGLDVLNLLDKLAIDKIVFCGLSMGGLIGQWLAINHPERVERLILSNTAAKIGNDTTWNERIDRVRQVGLPAIVDGVLDRWLTPDYRQANPAELAQLRDSFLRNTVAGYAACCEAIRDVDFRETIGQISAPTLVIAGTHDPVTTVADGQFLQQHIPGAQLVELSAAHVSAIESPDAFTDAIRSFLIAEAPKQSVYDAGMAVRRAVLGDAHVDRATTGITDFNGEFQDFITRYAWGEIWTRPGLPRHSRSLITLGMLIALNREAEFKMHVRAAFNNGVTIDEIKEVIMHSALYCGLPAANAAFHAAQDVIAMEHKNL from the coding sequence GTGAATACACACTATCAAATCGACGGAGAAACCGGCCCAGTGCTTGTTTTCTCCAACTCGCTCGGTGCCGACCTGATCATGTGGGACAAGGTTGTGCCCCGGCTCTTACCCCATTTCCGTATCCTGCGCTACGACACACGCGGCCACGGGCAGACACCGGTTTCGGCAGAACCGTTTACCATCACTGATCTGGGGCTGGATGTGCTGAACCTGCTCGACAAACTGGCTATCGACAAAATCGTTTTCTGCGGTCTGTCGATGGGTGGACTGATTGGGCAGTGGCTGGCGATCAATCACCCGGAGCGTGTCGAAAGACTGATTCTGAGCAACACGGCGGCTAAAATCGGCAACGACACGACCTGGAATGAGCGCATCGACCGGGTGCGTCAGGTGGGGCTACCGGCCATTGTCGACGGGGTGCTCGACCGCTGGCTGACACCCGACTATCGACAGGCGAATCCCGCCGAACTGGCCCAACTCCGCGACAGCTTTCTTCGGAATACCGTTGCGGGCTACGCGGCCTGTTGCGAAGCCATCCGCGACGTTGATTTCCGGGAAACAATCGGGCAAATCAGCGCACCCACCCTCGTGATTGCCGGTACGCACGACCCGGTTACGACCGTTGCCGATGGGCAGTTTTTGCAGCAACACATTCCCGGCGCGCAGCTTGTCGAACTGTCGGCGGCCCACGTATCGGCTATCGAATCGCCCGACGCTTTTACCGACGCGATCCGTTCGTTTCTGATTGCAGAAGCCCCAAAGCAGTCTGTTTACGACGCTGGTATGGCCGTTCGTCGGGCGGTGCTGGGCGACGCGCACGTGGACCGAGCCACCACTGGCATCACCGACTTCAACGGCGAATTTCAGGACTTTATCACCCGCTACGCCTGGGGCGAAATCTGGACCCGTCCCGGTTTACCGCGTCATTCGCGCAGCCTGATTACGCTGGGAATGCTGATCGCGCTGAACCGCGAAGCCGAGTTTAAAATGCACGTGCGGGCCGCGTTCAACAACGGCGTCACCATCGACGAAATCAAGGAAGTCATCATGCATTCGGCCTTATACTGCGGTTTACCAGCCGCCAACGCTGCCTTTCACGCGGCACAGGACGTAATCGCGATGGAACATAAAAACCTGTAG
- a CDS encoding lyase family protein, translating into MMQLHRAVSQFQTDLTTLTDRLSVLIQTYGKTPMMGRTLLQHALPITFGDKLTGWLDGLTRSVDRLQRLADSGLVLQLGGPVGTGTSFGAQVATIRQRVAQQLDLQPTDHAWHTQRDRLNELTTALGILNGSLGKLANDVILLMQTEVGEVREGAAEGKGGSSSMPHKRNPVSATFMLSIAHQTPGLVSAMLGAMIQPHERAAGAWHSEWPIVRQLARLTGANLHHANELFAGLEVDVDRMKKNMGGG; encoded by the coding sequence ATGATGCAGTTGCACCGGGCCGTCAGTCAATTTCAAACCGACCTGACGACCCTGACGGACCGCCTTTCAGTGCTGATTCAGACCTACGGCAAAACGCCGATGATGGGCCGGACCCTGCTGCAACACGCTCTGCCGATCACCTTCGGCGACAAGCTTACGGGCTGGCTCGATGGGCTGACCCGCTCCGTCGACCGGCTGCAACGGCTGGCCGATTCAGGGCTGGTGCTTCAGTTGGGCGGGCCGGTCGGAACGGGTACGTCGTTTGGCGCACAGGTAGCAACTATTCGGCAGCGCGTGGCGCAACAACTCGATTTACAACCGACTGACCACGCCTGGCACACCCAGCGCGACCGCCTGAACGAACTGACAACTGCGCTCGGCATCCTGAACGGGTCGCTGGGCAAACTGGCCAACGACGTGATTCTGCTGATGCAGACCGAAGTTGGGGAGGTGCGCGAAGGAGCCGCCGAAGGCAAAGGCGGATCGTCGTCAATGCCGCACAAGCGCAACCCCGTTTCGGCTACGTTCATGCTGTCGATTGCCCATCAGACGCCAGGGCTAGTATCGGCCATGCTCGGGGCCATGATTCAGCCGCACGAACGGGCCGCCGGTGCCTGGCATAGCGAGTGGCCCATTGTCCGGCAACTCGCCCGACTGACCGGTGCTAATCTGCACCACGCCAACGAGTTGTTCGCCGGGTTGGAGGTTGATGTCGATCGAATGAAGAAGAATATGGGAGGTGGATGA
- the pcaG gene encoding protocatechuate 3,4-dioxygenase subunit alpha, producing MEQLRQTPSQTVGPFFAYSLTAKQYDYPYDSLTDEALVGPDAPGPRIYITGTLYDGQGAPIPDAIVELWQADPQGHHRTTSIDTNTNASNRRGFVGFGRMGTGTMAPGQFRFTTLKPGAIDATSAPHIDVILMMRGSLRTLFTRLYFDDEAEANDRDPLFQTIPADRRATLLARKRTVNDETEYVFDIHMQGPDETVFFDL from the coding sequence ATGGAACAACTACGCCAAACGCCCTCCCAGACCGTGGGGCCTTTTTTTGCTTACAGCCTGACGGCCAAGCAGTACGACTACCCGTACGATAGCCTGACCGACGAAGCATTGGTGGGTCCCGACGCACCCGGACCGCGCATTTACATCACGGGTACGCTCTACGACGGGCAGGGCGCGCCCATTCCCGACGCTATCGTGGAACTGTGGCAGGCCGACCCGCAGGGGCATCACCGCACCACATCCATAGATACCAACACAAACGCCAGCAACCGGCGCGGATTCGTCGGCTTCGGGCGCATGGGAACGGGGACGATGGCCCCCGGTCAGTTTCGGTTTACGACGCTAAAGCCGGGTGCCATCGACGCAACATCAGCCCCGCACATCGACGTAATTCTGATGATGCGCGGCTCGTTGCGTACCTTGTTTACGCGCCTGTATTTCGACGATGAAGCCGAAGCCAACGACCGAGACCCACTGTTTCAGACCATCCCCGCCGACCGTAGGGCGACGCTGCTGGCCCGTAAACGCACGGTGAACGACGAAACTGAATATGTTTTCGACATTCACATGCAGGGACCCGACGAAACGGTTTTTTTTGATCTTTAA
- the pcaH gene encoding protocatechuate 3,4-dioxygenase subunit beta produces MNLDERTLPMSDTQPPTDPAGVHPPHLYPPYKSSVLRSPTQPLMPVAELLRDRSMPAFGESALRPFDNDLTRNARINGEPIGERIKVMGRVLDDRGRPLPNVLIEIWQANSAGRYVHKAEIHDAPLDPNFLGGGRVLSGADGSYSFYTIKPGAYPWGNHYNAWRPNHIHFSVIGPQFEHRLITQMYFPGDPLFAYDPIFQSTPQHARELMVATFRIDWTEPEFALAYQFDIVLNGRRSTPFE; encoded by the coding sequence ATGAATTTGGATGAGCGTACCCTCCCGATGTCAGACACCCAGCCGCCGACCGATCCGGCCGGTGTGCATCCTCCGCATCTGTATCCGCCCTATAAATCGTCGGTGCTGCGGTCGCCGACTCAGCCGCTGATGCCGGTGGCCGAACTGCTCCGCGACCGGTCGATGCCCGCCTTTGGCGAGTCGGCCCTGCGGCCCTTTGACAACGATTTGACCCGCAACGCCCGCATCAACGGCGAACCCATCGGCGAGCGCATCAAGGTGATGGGCCGAGTTCTGGACGACCGGGGACGACCGCTTCCCAACGTACTCATCGAAATCTGGCAGGCCAATTCGGCGGGTCGTTACGTGCACAAAGCCGAGATCCACGACGCCCCGCTCGATCCCAATTTTCTGGGCGGGGGGCGCGTATTGAGCGGGGCCGACGGTAGCTACTCGTTCTATACCATCAAGCCGGGGGCCTATCCGTGGGGCAACCACTACAACGCCTGGCGACCCAATCACATCCACTTTTCGGTCATCGGTCCTCAGTTCGAGCACCGGCTCATCACGCAGATGTACTTCCCCGGCGACCCGCTGTTTGCCTACGACCCAATTTTCCAGTCGACGCCCCAGCACGCCCGCGAACTGATGGTTGCGACGTTCCGCATAGACTGGACCGAACCCGAATTTGCACTGGCCTACCAGTTTGATATTGTCCTGAACGGTCGTCGCTCAACCCCTTTCGAGTAA